Proteins from a genomic interval of uncultured Methanocorpusculum sp.:
- a CDS encoding 30S ribosomal protein S19, with amino-acid sequence MAKKTTKRMPKRREEYTYHGYNIEQLKAMSMDELLAIMPSGARRKVLRGFTRDEEDVRAKIAEGDGVRTHSRSMIILPEMVGKNVAIYSGKEFVNVEIPVEGVFHYFGEFALTRKKVTHGSAGIGATKSSKYVPLK; translated from the coding sequence ATGGCAAAGAAAACTACTAAAAGAATGCCAAAGCGGCGAGAGGAATACACCTATCACGGCTACAATATTGAGCAGCTCAAGGCCATGTCCATGGACGAGCTTCTCGCTATTATGCCCAGCGGCGCCCGGAGAAAGGTCCTTCGCGGATTTACCCGTGATGAAGAGGACGTTCGCGCGAAGATCGCTGAAGGTGACGGTGTAAGAACCCACAGCCGTTCAATGATTATCCTCCCCGAAATGGTCGGCAAGAATGTTGCCATCTACTCCGGTAAGGAGTTCGTTAACGTAGAGATCCCGGTCGAAGGAGTTTTCCACTACTTTGGAGAGTTCGCCTTGACCCGCAAGAAAGTTACCCACGGAAGTGCCGGTATCGGTGCAACCAAGTCGAGTAAGTATGTTCCGTTGAAGTGA
- a CDS encoding 50S ribosomal protein L22, which yields MARTEYSNKLTGDNIARAKVNELGCSPKHAVEIAHLVRNMMADDAIAYLEQVIDLKRAVPFHRFNRNVSHQKSLNGKTFGTAAGRYPVKAAAEYVRLIRSAQKNAEYAGLAPEKMVIIHAAANKGRYMKGIFPRAMGRATPKHRDSVNVEIILREVQ from the coding sequence ATGGCAAGAACAGAATACAGCAACAAACTTACCGGCGACAACATCGCCCGCGCCAAGGTTAACGAACTCGGCTGCTCTCCAAAGCACGCTGTGGAAATCGCCCACCTTGTCCGCAATATGATGGCAGACGACGCAATTGCATACCTTGAACAGGTCATCGACCTCAAACGTGCAGTTCCGTTCCACCGTTTTAACAGAAACGTAAGCCACCAGAAGAGCTTAAACGGCAAAACCTTTGGAACCGCAGCCGGCAGATACCCGGTCAAGGCAGCCGCAGAATACGTCCGTTTAATCCGCTCTGCACAGAAGAACGCTGAATATGCAGGTCTTGCACCGGAAAAGATGGTCATCATCCACGCCGCTGCAAACAAGGGACGCTACATGAAAGGAATCTTCCCCCGTGCTATGGGGAGAGCTACTCCGAAACACAGAGATTCCGTCAACGTTGAAATCATCCTCCGTGAGGTACAGTAA